The nucleotide sequence CACCTTCCGCGCCATCCCGCACACTACCCAGGTTGGAACGTTCCAACTACTCTGACCACGGCGGATGGAGGACGTGTCTCGCCCATGGAAATGCTCATCGGTGGCCGCTGGCGGCCCGGTGGAGGAGCGGTCGAGGAGGTGACCTCGCCGTTCGACGGGGCCGTGGTGGGCACGGTGCCGGTGGCGACGGTCGAGGACGTGGACGCGGCCCTGGCCGCGGCCCAGGGCGGGGCCGAGGTGTGGCGCCGGACCCCGGCCCACGAGCGGATGCGGGTCCTGCTGCGGGCGGCCGGGCTGGCCGACGAACGGGCCGAGGAGACGGCCCGGCTGATCAGCGGGGAGTGCGGCAAGACGATCACCGAGGCCAGGGGCGAGGCGGCCCGCTCCGGGGACCTGATCCGGCTGGCCGCGTTCGAGGGGACCCAGCTCTACGGCGACAGCCTGCCGCTCGACGCCAACCGCGGCACCGGGCAGGACAAGATCGGCTTCACCCTGCGCCAGCCGTGCGGCGTGGTCGTGGCCATCACCCCGTTCAACTACCCGGCCCTGCTGGTCCTCCACAAGCTCGCCCCGGCCCTGGCCGCCGGCAACGCCGTGGTCCTCAAGCCGGCCCGGAACACGCCCCTGACCGCCCTCGCCCTGGCCGCCTGCTTCGTCGACGCCGGCCTGCCCGACGGCGTCCTCTCGGTCGTCACCGGCCCGGGCGGGGCCCTGGGGGACGCGCTCGTGACCGACCCGCGGGTCCGCAAGATCTCCTTCACCGGCTCCACCGCCACCGGGGAGCGGATCACCCGGGTGGCCGGGGTCAAGAAGCTCTCGCTGGAGCTGGGCGCCTCCTGCCCGGTGGTGATCCTGCCCGACGCCGACCTCGAGCTCGCCTCCTCGGCGGTGGCGGCCGGCGGCTACGTCAACGCCGGCCAGGTCTGCATCTCGGTCCAGCGGGTGATCGCCCACCGGGCGGTGGCCGGCGACTTCCTGGACGCGCTGGTCCCCAAGGTCGAGGCCATCCGCACCGGCGACCCGGCCTCGCCCGACACCGGCATGGGCGCGCTCATCACCGCCGGCGAGGCCGAGCGTGTGCGCAAGGCCATCGCCGAGGCGGCCGCCGCCGGGGCCCGCGTGCTCACCGGCGGGGACCGCGAGGGGGCGGTGGTGCGGCCGGCCGTGGTTGCCGACGTCGACCCGGCGTCGCCCTTCAGCCAGGAGGAGCTGTTCGGCCCGGCGGTGGCCGTCAGCCGGGCCGACGGCTGGGCCGAGGCGATCGCCCAGGCCAACGGGACCGGCTACGGGCTCGGGTCGGGGATCTTCACCGCCGATGTGGCCGGGGCCGTCCAGGCCATGCGCGAGATCGACTCGGGGACCATCCACGTCAACTGGACCCCGCTGTGGCGGGCCGACCTGATGCCCTATGGCGGCCTCAAGGGCAGCGGCATCGGCAAGGAGGGCCCCCGCTCCGCCGTCGAGGAGATGACCGAGGTCAAGACGGTCGTGCTCCACGGCCGTCCCTGGTGACCAACCGTCGAAGGGAGATCGACCCATGACCGCTTCCGACCGGCGGACCGTGCGCCTGACGGTCGCCCAGGCCATCGTCAGGTACCTCGCCGCCCAGCACTCGGTGGCCGACGGCGAGCGCCGCCGGCTCGTCCCGGCCGCCCTCGGCATCTTCGGCCACGGCAACGTCGCCGGCATGGGCCAGGCCCTCGACCAGCTCCACGACCGGCTGCCGTTCATCCAGGGCCGCAACGAGCAGGCCCTGGTCCATGCGGCCACCGCCTTCGCCAAGGCGACCCGCCGCCGGGCCACCCTGGCCGTCACCGCCTCGATCGGCCCCGGGGCGCTCAACATGGTCACCGGGGCCGGGGTGGCCACCGTCAACCGGCTCCCGGTGCTGCTGCTCCCCGGCGACGCCTACGCGACCCGGCGCCAGGGCCCGGTGCTGCAGCAGCTCCAGCACCCGACCGAGGCCGACGTCAGCGCCAACGACGCCTTCCGGCCCCTGGCCCGGTTCTTCGACCGCATCACCCGTCCCGAGCAGCTGCTGACCGCCCTGCCCGAGGCCATGCGGGTGCTCACCGACCCGGCGGCCACCGGCGCCGTGGTCCTGGCCCTGCCCCAGGACATCCAGTCGCACGCCTACGACTACCCGGCCGGGCTGTTCGAGGAGCGCGACTGGCCCATCCGCCGGCCGCTGCCCGACCCCCGGGAGGTGGCCGAGGTCGTGCGGCTGCTGTCGCGGGCCCGCCGGCCGCTGCTGATCGCCGGCGGCGGGGTCGTCTACTCGGACGCCTCCCGCGAGCTGGAGGCCTTCGCCCGCGCCACCGGCATCCCCGTGGCCGAGACCTTCGCCGGCAAGGGCGCGGTCCAGGACGGCGACTGGTGGCTGCTGGGCGGCATCGGGCTGGAGGGCACCCCGGCCACCAACGCCCTGGCCCGCCAGGCCGACCTCGTCCTCACCGTCGGCTCGCGCCTGACCGACTTCGCCACCGCCTCCCAGTCGCTGTTCGAGCACCCCGAGGTGCGGTTCGCCTCGGTCAACGTTGACGGCCACGACGCGGCCCGGCTCGGCGCCACCCCGATCATCGGGGACGCCCGCCTCGCCCTGGCCGCCCTCACCGAGGCCGCCCGGGAGGCCGGGGTGGCCAGCCCCGAGGCGTGGCGGGAGGAGGTCCGGGCCCAGACCGGCGCCTGGGCGACGGCCCGGGCGGCCGCCCTCGACCCCGACACCACCTTCGACCGCTCCACGGTCCAGGGCGACGTGATCCCCGACACCGGCGCCGAGCGGACCCAGGGGCAGATCATCGGCCTGCTCCAGGAGCACGCCCGGCCGGGCGACACCATCATCGCCGCCGCCGGCGGCCCCCCCGGCGACCTCCAGAAGGTCTGGGACGCC is from Actinomycetota bacterium and encodes:
- a CDS encoding aldehyde dehydrogenase family protein, with protein sequence MEMLIGGRWRPGGGAVEEVTSPFDGAVVGTVPVATVEDVDAALAAAQGGAEVWRRTPAHERMRVLLRAAGLADERAEETARLISGECGKTITEARGEAARSGDLIRLAAFEGTQLYGDSLPLDANRGTGQDKIGFTLRQPCGVVVAITPFNYPALLVLHKLAPALAAGNAVVLKPARNTPLTALALAACFVDAGLPDGVLSVVTGPGGALGDALVTDPRVRKISFTGSTATGERITRVAGVKKLSLELGASCPVVILPDADLELASSAVAAGGYVNAGQVCISVQRVIAHRAVAGDFLDALVPKVEAIRTGDPASPDTGMGALITAGEAERVRKAIAEAAAAGARVLTGGDREGAVVRPAVVADVDPASPFSQEELFGPAVAVSRADGWAEAIAQANGTGYGLGSGIFTADVAGAVQAMREIDSGTIHVNWTPLWRADLMPYGGLKGSGIGKEGPRSAVEEMTEVKTVVLHGRPW
- the iolD gene encoding 3D-(3,5/4)-trihydroxycyclohexane-1,2-dione acylhydrolase (decyclizing), with the translated sequence MTASDRRTVRLTVAQAIVRYLAAQHSVADGERRRLVPAALGIFGHGNVAGMGQALDQLHDRLPFIQGRNEQALVHAATAFAKATRRRATLAVTASIGPGALNMVTGAGVATVNRLPVLLLPGDAYATRRQGPVLQQLQHPTEADVSANDAFRPLARFFDRITRPEQLLTALPEAMRVLTDPAATGAVVLALPQDIQSHAYDYPAGLFEERDWPIRRPLPDPREVAEVVRLLSRARRPLLIAGGGVVYSDASRELEAFARATGIPVAETFAGKGAVQDGDWWLLGGIGLEGTPATNALARQADLVLTVGSRLTDFATASQSLFEHPEVRFASVNVDGHDAARLGATPIIGDARLALAALTEAAREAGVASPEAWREEVRAQTGAWATARAAALDPDTTFDRSTVQGDVIPDTGAERTQGQIIGLLQEHARPGDTIIAAAGGPPGDLQKVWDATGGRHCHLEFGFSCMGYEVPAAIGVRLAEPDPARRVLSFVGDGTFLMAPTELVTAAQEGLAVTVVIPENHGYQVIHRLQMLRSGREFGNEFRYRKGGLDLAADATQSRLEGDYLKVDLAQVAAGLGARAVLARTAKEVRDALADTRDHPGPVVIVVPAIPHADLPGAGVWWDVAPAEVSETPGVAELRAEYEQGLELQRWHG